The Triticum aestivum cultivar Chinese Spring chromosome 3A, IWGSC CS RefSeq v2.1, whole genome shotgun sequence genome includes a region encoding these proteins:
- the LOC123059356 gene encoding glucan endo-1,3-beta-glucosidase GII, whose translation MARQNAASALAAALVVGVFAPILTVVQSIGVCNGMLGDNLPSRADVVQFYQSQGIGAMRIYAPDLETLRSLDGTGIDLIMDVGNGDLAALASDPAAAAGWVRDNVLAYPGVRFKYVAAGNEVDGGDTQNILPAMKNLNDALAAAGRGDVKVSTAVKMSVLASSSPPSDGTFKDAYMTDVAQLLKTTGAPLLANVYPYFAKKGDPTIDLSYALFQQSTTTVSDNGLTYINLFDAMVDAMYTAMEKVGAAGVPIVVSESGWPSAGGVEASVGNAQAYNQNLINHVGNGTPKRPGPLETYIFAMFNENQKDGDETEKNFGLFNGPDKSPVYPLSFNN comes from the exons ATGGCACGGCAAAATGCTGCCTCGGCGCTCGCCGCGGCGTTGGTCGTCGGAGTCTTCGCACCCATCCTTACCG TGGTGCAATCCATCGGCGTGTGCAACGGGATGCTCGGCGACAACCTGCCGTCGCGGGCCGACGTGGTGCAGTTCTACCAGTCCCAGGGCATCGGCGCCATGCGCATCTACGCGCCGGACCTCGAGACGCTCCGGTCCCTCGACGGCACCGGCATCGACCTCATCATGGACGTGGGCAACGGAGacctcgccgccctcgcctccGACCCTGCAGCCGCGGCCGGCTGGGTCCGGGACAACGTGCTCGCCTACCCGGGCGTCCGCTTCAAGTACGTCGCTGCCGGCAACGAGGTGGACGGCGGCGACACGCAGAACATCCTCCCGGCCATGAAGAACCTCAACGACGCGCTCGCCGCGGCCGGCCGCGGCGACGTCAAGGTGTCCACCGCGGTCAAGATGAGCGTGCtcgcgtcctcctcgccaccctcCGACGGCACGTTCAAGGACGCGTACATGACGGACGTGGCCCAGCTGCTCAAGACCACCGGCGCGCCGCTCCTGGCCAACGTGTATCCTTACTTTGCCAAAAAGGGTGACCCCACCATCGACCTCAGCTACGCGCTCTTCCAGCAGAGCACCACGACGGTGAGCGACAACGGCCTCACCTACATCAACCTCTTCGACGCCATGGTCGACGCAATGTACACTGCGATGGAGAAGGTGGGCGCAGCCGGCGTACCCATCGTGGTCTCCGAGAGTGGGTGGCCGTcggcaggcggcgtcgaggcgaGCGTCGGAAATGCGCAGGCGTACAACCAGAATCTGATCAACCACGTCGGCAATGGAACGCCAAAGAGGCCCGGGCCGCTGGAGACGTACATCTTCGCCATGTTCAACGAGAACCAAAAGGACGGGGATGAGACGGAGAAGAACTTTGGGCTGTTCAACGGCCCCGATAAGTCGCCGGTGTACCCTCTAAGTTTCAACAATTAA